From a region of the Tursiops truncatus isolate mTurTru1 chromosome 2, mTurTru1.mat.Y, whole genome shotgun sequence genome:
- the LOC101331121 gene encoding LOW QUALITY PROTEIN: ubiquitin-conjugating enzyme E2 N (The sequence of the model RefSeq protein was modified relative to this genomic sequence to represent the inferred CDS: deleted 1 base in 1 codon), producing the protein MAGLPCTIIKETQRLLAEPVPGIKAEPDESSARYFHVVIAGPQDSPFEGGTFKLELFLPEEYPMAAPKVRFMTKIYHPNVDKLGRICLDILKDKWSPALQIRAVLLSIQALLSAPDPDDPSADDVAEQWKTNEAQAIETVRAWTRLYAMNNIEIDPIIKCASLLLFCQDFFLFCLHLMDTVLETLQNKSPDIFSPLDWT; encoded by the exons ATGGCCGGGCTGCCCTGCACGATTATCAAGGAAACCCAGCGTTTGCTGGCAGAGCCAGTTCCCGGCATTAAAGCAGAACCAGATGAGAGCAGCGCCCGTTATTTTCATGTGGTCATTGCTGGCCCTCAGGATTCCCCCTTTGAGGGAGGAACTTTTAAACTTGAACTATTCCTTCCAGAAGAATACCCAATGGCAGCCCCTAAAGTACGTTTCATGACCAAAATTTATCATCCTAATGTAGACAAGTTGGGAAGAATATGT TTAGATATTTTGAAAGATAAGTGGTCCCCAGCACTGCAGATCCGCGCAGTCCTGCTATCGATCCAGGCTTTGTTAAGTGCTCCCGACCCAGATGACCCATCAGCAGATGATGTAGCGGAGCAGTGGAAGACCAACGAAGCCCAAGCCATAGAAACAGTTAGAGCATGGACTAGGCTATATGCCATGAATAATATTGAAATCGATCCGATCATCAAGTGTGCATCACTTCTCCTGTTCTGCCAagacttcttccttttttgtttgcatttaatgGACACAGTCTTAGAAACATTACAGAATAAAAGCCCAGACATCTTCAGTCCCCTG GACTGGACTTGA